From the Pungitius pungitius chromosome 6, fPunPun2.1, whole genome shotgun sequence genome, one window contains:
- the ampd3b gene encoding AMP deaminase 3b isoform X2 — protein sequence MAKITAEGMPRLFQRLSMNEVDEHVRLLAEKVYASALKEENNKDALSLFNVPEDCPIGLHEDRERALQKEMAALQSQESAKKKRSFRLKRSQSVSSQIPGDDDLVRSRLSPVLDSDATEPLAREDFPDFQRVTISGDYCAGITVEDYEQAAKSLLGALVIREKYSRLAYHTFPRTTARFLRDAENGKWREEDELMPDIWPFPRNGEDPYSTDGIPEDLNYVLEMKDGIVHVYDNAEALEQQRPHNLPYPDLETFAIDLSHVLAMIADGPTKTYCHRRLNFLASKFYLHEMMNEMAELKELKCVPHRDFYNVRKVDTHIHAAACMNQKHLLKFIKTTYQTEADRVVLEKGGEKFTLKEVFKKLDMDPYDLTVDSLDVHAGRQTFHRFDKFNSKYNPVGASELREIYLKSDNYIKGDYFARLVKEVSKELEESKYQHAEPRLSIYGRSPSEWESLATWFIQHKVHSPNMRWMIQVPRIFDIFKSKKLFPNYAKMLQNIFLPLFEATVNPRKHKATHVFLKYVTGFDSVDDESKHSDHMFSYKSPKPEAWTTDDNPPYTYYLFYMYANIMVLNNLRKERGLNTFQFRPHCGEAGSITHLVSAFLTADNISHGLNLKKSPVLQYLYYLAQVPIAMSPLSNNSLFLQYSKNPLREFLQKGLCVSLSTDDPMQFHYTKEALMEEYAIAAQLWKLSTCDLCEIARNSVLQSGLSHQEKKHFIGPNYLQDGPQGNDIRRTNVAQIRMAYRHETLCNELSFLVDAVKTDVATNPPE from the exons ATGGCCAAAATCACAGCGGAAG GAATGCCACGGCTCTTCCAAAGGCTGTCTATGAACGAGGTGGACGAGCATGTGCGTCTGCTGGCGGAGAAGGTGTACGCCTCCGCCCTGAAAGAGGAGAACAACAAGGACGCTCTGTCCCTGTTCAACGTGCCGGAGGACTGTCCCATCGGCTTGCACGAGGACAGGGAGCGGGCTCTGCAGAAGGAGATGGCCGCGCTGCAGTCCCAGGAGTCCGCTAAGAA GAAGAGGAGTTTCCGGTTGAAGCGTTCGCAGTCGGTGTCTTCGCAGATACCTGGAGACGACGACTTGGTCCGCTCCCGGCTGTCCCCGGTGCTCGACTCGGACGCAACAGAACCGTTGGCGAGAGAGGACTTCCCTGACTTCCAGAGAGTGACCATCAGTGGGGATTACTGTGCAGGG ATCACAGTCGAGGATTATGAGCAGGCAGCCAAAAGCCTCCTCGGGGCCTTGGTGATCAGAGAGAAGTACTCCAGACTGGCCTACCACACCTTCCCCAGGACCACCGCCCGATTCCTCCGAGACGCCGAAAATGGGAAGTGGCGGGAAGAGGACGAGCTCATGCCAG ACATCTGGCCTTTTCCTCGCAACGGAGAGGACCCATACTCCACGGACGGTATCCCCGAGGACCTGAACTACGTGCTGGAGATGAAGGACGGCATTGTCCATGTGTACGATAACGCAGAGGCCCTGGAACAACAGCGGCCGCACAACCTCCCGTACCCCGACCTGGAGACCTTCGCCATAGACCTGAGCCACGTCCTCGCAATGATAGCCGACGGCCCGAC GAAAACCTACTGTCACAGACGGTTGAACTTCTTGGCCTCTAAATTCTACCTCCAcgaaatgatgaatgaaatggCGGAGCTCAAAGAGCTGAAATGTGTTCCACACAGAGACTTCTACAACGTCAGAAAG gtggacacacacatacacgctgCTGCCTGCATGAACCAGAAGCATCTGCTGAAGTTCATAAAGACCACGTACCAGACGGAGGCGGATCGCGTGGTCTTGGAGAAGGGCGGTGAGAAGTTCACGCTCAAGGAAGTCTTCAAAAAACTTGACATGGATCCCTATGACCTCACCGTGGACTCCCTGGACGTGCACGCT GGAAGACAAACATTTCATCGCTTTGACAAGTTCAACTCTAAATACAACCCGGTGGGAGCCAGCGAGCTGCGAGAGATCTACTTGAAATCAGACAACTACATCAAAGGAGATTACTTTGCACGTCTCGTCAAG GAAGTGTCCAAAGAGCTGGAAGAGAGCAAATACCAACACGCCGAGCCCCGCCTGTCCATCTACGGCCGCTCCCCCAGCGAGTGGGAGAGCCTGGCGACCTGGTTCATCCAGCACAAGGTCCACTCACCCAACATGAGGTGGATGATCCAAGTCCCAAGAATCTT TGACATCTTCAAGTCAAAGAAACTATTTCCAAACTACGCCAAGATGCTGCAGAACATTTTCCTCCCACTCTTTGAGGCCACGGTTAATCCCCGAAAGCACAAAGCAACTCATGTGTTCTTAAAATAC GTGACGGGGTTCGACAGCGTGGATGACGAGTCCAAACACAGCGACCACATGTTCTCTTACAAAAGCCCCAAGCCTGAGGCGTGGACCACGGACGACAATCCTCCTTACACCTACTACTTGTTTTACATGTACGCCAACATCATGGTGCTCAACAACCTGCGCAA GGAGCGAGGACTGAACACCTTCCAGTTTCGACCCCACTGCGGCGAGGCGGGCTCCATCACCCACCTGGTCTCGGCCTTCCTCACGGCTGATAACATCTCACACGGACTCAACCTCAAAAAG agTCCAGTGTTGCAGTACCTGTACTACCTGGCCCAGGTCCCGATCGCCATGTCCCCGCTGAGCAACAACAGCCTGTTCCTGCAGTACTCCAAGAACCCGCTACGAGAGTTCCTGCAGAAAGGCCTTTGTGTGTCACTGTCTACTGATGACCCCATGCAGTTCCACTACACCAAG GAGGCACTGATGGAGGAGTATGCCATTGCGGCGCAGCTGTGGAAGCTGAGCACCTGTGATTTGTGTGAGATAGCCAGAAACAGCGTGTTGCAGAGCGGACTCTCACATCAG GAGAAGAAACACTTCATTGGTCCAAACTACCTGCAGGACGGGCCGCAGGGGAACGACATTCGGCGGACCAACGTGGCGCAGATCCGCATGGCCTATCGCCACGAGACGCTGTGCAACGAGCTCAGCTTCCTGGTGGACGCCGTGAAGACGGACGTTGCCACTAACCCACCAGAGTGA
- the ampd3b gene encoding AMP deaminase 3b isoform X1 codes for MERRDTPLLKQQSTPGLGKGMPRLFQRLSMNEVDEHVRLLAEKVYASALKEENNKDALSLFNVPEDCPIGLHEDRERALQKEMAALQSQESAKKKRSFRLKRSQSVSSQIPGDDDLVRSRLSPVLDSDATEPLAREDFPDFQRVTISGDYCAGITVEDYEQAAKSLLGALVIREKYSRLAYHTFPRTTARFLRDAENGKWREEDELMPDIWPFPRNGEDPYSTDGIPEDLNYVLEMKDGIVHVYDNAEALEQQRPHNLPYPDLETFAIDLSHVLAMIADGPTKTYCHRRLNFLASKFYLHEMMNEMAELKELKCVPHRDFYNVRKVDTHIHAAACMNQKHLLKFIKTTYQTEADRVVLEKGGEKFTLKEVFKKLDMDPYDLTVDSLDVHAGRQTFHRFDKFNSKYNPVGASELREIYLKSDNYIKGDYFARLVKEVSKELEESKYQHAEPRLSIYGRSPSEWESLATWFIQHKVHSPNMRWMIQVPRIFDIFKSKKLFPNYAKMLQNIFLPLFEATVNPRKHKATHVFLKYVTGFDSVDDESKHSDHMFSYKSPKPEAWTTDDNPPYTYYLFYMYANIMVLNNLRKERGLNTFQFRPHCGEAGSITHLVSAFLTADNISHGLNLKKSPVLQYLYYLAQVPIAMSPLSNNSLFLQYSKNPLREFLQKGLCVSLSTDDPMQFHYTKEALMEEYAIAAQLWKLSTCDLCEIARNSVLQSGLSHQEKKHFIGPNYLQDGPQGNDIRRTNVAQIRMAYRHETLCNELSFLVDAVKTDVATNPPE; via the exons GAATGCCACGGCTCTTCCAAAGGCTGTCTATGAACGAGGTGGACGAGCATGTGCGTCTGCTGGCGGAGAAGGTGTACGCCTCCGCCCTGAAAGAGGAGAACAACAAGGACGCTCTGTCCCTGTTCAACGTGCCGGAGGACTGTCCCATCGGCTTGCACGAGGACAGGGAGCGGGCTCTGCAGAAGGAGATGGCCGCGCTGCAGTCCCAGGAGTCCGCTAAGAA GAAGAGGAGTTTCCGGTTGAAGCGTTCGCAGTCGGTGTCTTCGCAGATACCTGGAGACGACGACTTGGTCCGCTCCCGGCTGTCCCCGGTGCTCGACTCGGACGCAACAGAACCGTTGGCGAGAGAGGACTTCCCTGACTTCCAGAGAGTGACCATCAGTGGGGATTACTGTGCAGGG ATCACAGTCGAGGATTATGAGCAGGCAGCCAAAAGCCTCCTCGGGGCCTTGGTGATCAGAGAGAAGTACTCCAGACTGGCCTACCACACCTTCCCCAGGACCACCGCCCGATTCCTCCGAGACGCCGAAAATGGGAAGTGGCGGGAAGAGGACGAGCTCATGCCAG ACATCTGGCCTTTTCCTCGCAACGGAGAGGACCCATACTCCACGGACGGTATCCCCGAGGACCTGAACTACGTGCTGGAGATGAAGGACGGCATTGTCCATGTGTACGATAACGCAGAGGCCCTGGAACAACAGCGGCCGCACAACCTCCCGTACCCCGACCTGGAGACCTTCGCCATAGACCTGAGCCACGTCCTCGCAATGATAGCCGACGGCCCGAC GAAAACCTACTGTCACAGACGGTTGAACTTCTTGGCCTCTAAATTCTACCTCCAcgaaatgatgaatgaaatggCGGAGCTCAAAGAGCTGAAATGTGTTCCACACAGAGACTTCTACAACGTCAGAAAG gtggacacacacatacacgctgCTGCCTGCATGAACCAGAAGCATCTGCTGAAGTTCATAAAGACCACGTACCAGACGGAGGCGGATCGCGTGGTCTTGGAGAAGGGCGGTGAGAAGTTCACGCTCAAGGAAGTCTTCAAAAAACTTGACATGGATCCCTATGACCTCACCGTGGACTCCCTGGACGTGCACGCT GGAAGACAAACATTTCATCGCTTTGACAAGTTCAACTCTAAATACAACCCGGTGGGAGCCAGCGAGCTGCGAGAGATCTACTTGAAATCAGACAACTACATCAAAGGAGATTACTTTGCACGTCTCGTCAAG GAAGTGTCCAAAGAGCTGGAAGAGAGCAAATACCAACACGCCGAGCCCCGCCTGTCCATCTACGGCCGCTCCCCCAGCGAGTGGGAGAGCCTGGCGACCTGGTTCATCCAGCACAAGGTCCACTCACCCAACATGAGGTGGATGATCCAAGTCCCAAGAATCTT TGACATCTTCAAGTCAAAGAAACTATTTCCAAACTACGCCAAGATGCTGCAGAACATTTTCCTCCCACTCTTTGAGGCCACGGTTAATCCCCGAAAGCACAAAGCAACTCATGTGTTCTTAAAATAC GTGACGGGGTTCGACAGCGTGGATGACGAGTCCAAACACAGCGACCACATGTTCTCTTACAAAAGCCCCAAGCCTGAGGCGTGGACCACGGACGACAATCCTCCTTACACCTACTACTTGTTTTACATGTACGCCAACATCATGGTGCTCAACAACCTGCGCAA GGAGCGAGGACTGAACACCTTCCAGTTTCGACCCCACTGCGGCGAGGCGGGCTCCATCACCCACCTGGTCTCGGCCTTCCTCACGGCTGATAACATCTCACACGGACTCAACCTCAAAAAG agTCCAGTGTTGCAGTACCTGTACTACCTGGCCCAGGTCCCGATCGCCATGTCCCCGCTGAGCAACAACAGCCTGTTCCTGCAGTACTCCAAGAACCCGCTACGAGAGTTCCTGCAGAAAGGCCTTTGTGTGTCACTGTCTACTGATGACCCCATGCAGTTCCACTACACCAAG GAGGCACTGATGGAGGAGTATGCCATTGCGGCGCAGCTGTGGAAGCTGAGCACCTGTGATTTGTGTGAGATAGCCAGAAACAGCGTGTTGCAGAGCGGACTCTCACATCAG GAGAAGAAACACTTCATTGGTCCAAACTACCTGCAGGACGGGCCGCAGGGGAACGACATTCGGCGGACCAACGTGGCGCAGATCCGCATGGCCTATCGCCACGAGACGCTGTGCAACGAGCTCAGCTTCCTGGTGGACGCCGTGAAGACGGACGTTGCCACTAACCCACCAGAGTGA
- the ampd3b gene encoding AMP deaminase 3b isoform X3 encodes MPRLFQRLSMNEVDEHVRLLAEKVYASALKEENNKDALSLFNVPEDCPIGLHEDRERALQKEMAALQSQESAKKKRSFRLKRSQSVSSQIPGDDDLVRSRLSPVLDSDATEPLAREDFPDFQRVTISGDYCAGITVEDYEQAAKSLLGALVIREKYSRLAYHTFPRTTARFLRDAENGKWREEDELMPDIWPFPRNGEDPYSTDGIPEDLNYVLEMKDGIVHVYDNAEALEQQRPHNLPYPDLETFAIDLSHVLAMIADGPTKTYCHRRLNFLASKFYLHEMMNEMAELKELKCVPHRDFYNVRKVDTHIHAAACMNQKHLLKFIKTTYQTEADRVVLEKGGEKFTLKEVFKKLDMDPYDLTVDSLDVHAGRQTFHRFDKFNSKYNPVGASELREIYLKSDNYIKGDYFARLVKEVSKELEESKYQHAEPRLSIYGRSPSEWESLATWFIQHKVHSPNMRWMIQVPRIFDIFKSKKLFPNYAKMLQNIFLPLFEATVNPRKHKATHVFLKYVTGFDSVDDESKHSDHMFSYKSPKPEAWTTDDNPPYTYYLFYMYANIMVLNNLRKERGLNTFQFRPHCGEAGSITHLVSAFLTADNISHGLNLKKSPVLQYLYYLAQVPIAMSPLSNNSLFLQYSKNPLREFLQKGLCVSLSTDDPMQFHYTKEALMEEYAIAAQLWKLSTCDLCEIARNSVLQSGLSHQEKKHFIGPNYLQDGPQGNDIRRTNVAQIRMAYRHETLCNELSFLVDAVKTDVATNPPE; translated from the exons ATGCCACGGCTCTTCCAAAGGCTGTCTATGAACGAGGTGGACGAGCATGTGCGTCTGCTGGCGGAGAAGGTGTACGCCTCCGCCCTGAAAGAGGAGAACAACAAGGACGCTCTGTCCCTGTTCAACGTGCCGGAGGACTGTCCCATCGGCTTGCACGAGGACAGGGAGCGGGCTCTGCAGAAGGAGATGGCCGCGCTGCAGTCCCAGGAGTCCGCTAAGAA GAAGAGGAGTTTCCGGTTGAAGCGTTCGCAGTCGGTGTCTTCGCAGATACCTGGAGACGACGACTTGGTCCGCTCCCGGCTGTCCCCGGTGCTCGACTCGGACGCAACAGAACCGTTGGCGAGAGAGGACTTCCCTGACTTCCAGAGAGTGACCATCAGTGGGGATTACTGTGCAGGG ATCACAGTCGAGGATTATGAGCAGGCAGCCAAAAGCCTCCTCGGGGCCTTGGTGATCAGAGAGAAGTACTCCAGACTGGCCTACCACACCTTCCCCAGGACCACCGCCCGATTCCTCCGAGACGCCGAAAATGGGAAGTGGCGGGAAGAGGACGAGCTCATGCCAG ACATCTGGCCTTTTCCTCGCAACGGAGAGGACCCATACTCCACGGACGGTATCCCCGAGGACCTGAACTACGTGCTGGAGATGAAGGACGGCATTGTCCATGTGTACGATAACGCAGAGGCCCTGGAACAACAGCGGCCGCACAACCTCCCGTACCCCGACCTGGAGACCTTCGCCATAGACCTGAGCCACGTCCTCGCAATGATAGCCGACGGCCCGAC GAAAACCTACTGTCACAGACGGTTGAACTTCTTGGCCTCTAAATTCTACCTCCAcgaaatgatgaatgaaatggCGGAGCTCAAAGAGCTGAAATGTGTTCCACACAGAGACTTCTACAACGTCAGAAAG gtggacacacacatacacgctgCTGCCTGCATGAACCAGAAGCATCTGCTGAAGTTCATAAAGACCACGTACCAGACGGAGGCGGATCGCGTGGTCTTGGAGAAGGGCGGTGAGAAGTTCACGCTCAAGGAAGTCTTCAAAAAACTTGACATGGATCCCTATGACCTCACCGTGGACTCCCTGGACGTGCACGCT GGAAGACAAACATTTCATCGCTTTGACAAGTTCAACTCTAAATACAACCCGGTGGGAGCCAGCGAGCTGCGAGAGATCTACTTGAAATCAGACAACTACATCAAAGGAGATTACTTTGCACGTCTCGTCAAG GAAGTGTCCAAAGAGCTGGAAGAGAGCAAATACCAACACGCCGAGCCCCGCCTGTCCATCTACGGCCGCTCCCCCAGCGAGTGGGAGAGCCTGGCGACCTGGTTCATCCAGCACAAGGTCCACTCACCCAACATGAGGTGGATGATCCAAGTCCCAAGAATCTT TGACATCTTCAAGTCAAAGAAACTATTTCCAAACTACGCCAAGATGCTGCAGAACATTTTCCTCCCACTCTTTGAGGCCACGGTTAATCCCCGAAAGCACAAAGCAACTCATGTGTTCTTAAAATAC GTGACGGGGTTCGACAGCGTGGATGACGAGTCCAAACACAGCGACCACATGTTCTCTTACAAAAGCCCCAAGCCTGAGGCGTGGACCACGGACGACAATCCTCCTTACACCTACTACTTGTTTTACATGTACGCCAACATCATGGTGCTCAACAACCTGCGCAA GGAGCGAGGACTGAACACCTTCCAGTTTCGACCCCACTGCGGCGAGGCGGGCTCCATCACCCACCTGGTCTCGGCCTTCCTCACGGCTGATAACATCTCACACGGACTCAACCTCAAAAAG agTCCAGTGTTGCAGTACCTGTACTACCTGGCCCAGGTCCCGATCGCCATGTCCCCGCTGAGCAACAACAGCCTGTTCCTGCAGTACTCCAAGAACCCGCTACGAGAGTTCCTGCAGAAAGGCCTTTGTGTGTCACTGTCTACTGATGACCCCATGCAGTTCCACTACACCAAG GAGGCACTGATGGAGGAGTATGCCATTGCGGCGCAGCTGTGGAAGCTGAGCACCTGTGATTTGTGTGAGATAGCCAGAAACAGCGTGTTGCAGAGCGGACTCTCACATCAG GAGAAGAAACACTTCATTGGTCCAAACTACCTGCAGGACGGGCCGCAGGGGAACGACATTCGGCGGACCAACGTGGCGCAGATCCGCATGGCCTATCGCCACGAGACGCTGTGCAACGAGCTCAGCTTCCTGGTGGACGCCGTGAAGACGGACGTTGCCACTAACCCACCAGAGTGA
- the rnf141 gene encoding RING finger protein 141 isoform X1 yields the protein MKLYDVIKLRPCYVNSSRRAKSEVWTTVPPAFNVVKCLALNEVQLFCHCCFISAAAARMGQQLSGQAVMTRLPEKLVKHAGLVRDSGYLTYEEFLARVAELNDVTAKLATGQQKHLLFEVQPGSDSTALWKVAVRVLCTKINKESGTMEASRIMNLYQFIQLYRDVTSQAAEVLSAEGATEGPSARLPSADSCQASMWMGRVKQLTDEEECCICMDGKADLILPCAHSFCQKCIDKWSGQSRNCPICRLQVTAANDSWVMSDFPTGDDIAGYILNLADEAGHPHRP from the exons atgaagctCTACGACGTCATCAAACTGCGACCGTGTTATGTCAACTCAAGCCGAAGAGCGAAGAGTGAAGTTTGGACTACCGTTCCTCCTGCCTTTAACGTTGTCAAGTGTTTG GCGTTGAATGAGGTGCAGCTTTTCTGCCACTGCTGTTTCataagtgctgctgctgccaggatGGGCCAGCAGCTCTCAGGTCAGGCGGTGATGACCCGTCTGCCTGAGAAGCTGGTGAAACACGCCGGACTGGTGCGTGACAGCGGCTACCTGACCTACGAGGAGTTTCTGGCGAGGGTGGCCGAACTTAACGACGT tacGGCCAAGCTAGCGACTGGACAGCAGAAGCACCTGCTGTTTGAGGTGCAGCCAGGGTCCGATTCCACGGCCCTGTGGAAGGTGGCTGTAAGGGTCCTCTGCACCAAG ATCAACAAAGAGAGCGGCACGATGGAAGCGTCGCGCATCATGAACCTGTACCAGTTCATCCAGCTGTACCGTGACGTCACCAGCCAGGCTGCTGAGGTGCTGTCTGCGGAGGGCGCCACCGAGGGCCCATCGGCCCGGCTGCCCTCAGCCGACTCCTGCCAGGCCAGCATGTGGATGGGCAG AGTGAAGCAGCTGACGGACGAGGAGGAGTGCTGCATCTGCATGGACGGAAAGGCCGACCTCATCCTGCCCTGTGCGCACAGCTTCTGCCAGAAGTGCATCGATAAATG GAGCGGGCAGAGCCGAAACTGTCCCATATGTCGCCTGCAAGTGACCGCGGCCAACGACTCGTGGGTGATGTCCGATTTCCCCACAGGGGACGACATCGCCGGCTACATCCTCAACTTGGCGGATGAGGCGGGCCATCCGCACAGGCCTTAA
- the rnf141 gene encoding RING finger protein 141 isoform X2, producing MGQQLSGQAVMTRLPEKLVKHAGLVRDSGYLTYEEFLARVAELNDVTAKLATGQQKHLLFEVQPGSDSTALWKVAVRVLCTKINKESGTMEASRIMNLYQFIQLYRDVTSQAAEVLSAEGATEGPSARLPSADSCQASMWMGRVKQLTDEEECCICMDGKADLILPCAHSFCQKCIDKWSGQSRNCPICRLQVTAANDSWVMSDFPTGDDIAGYILNLADEAGHPHRP from the exons atGGGCCAGCAGCTCTCAGGTCAGGCGGTGATGACCCGTCTGCCTGAGAAGCTGGTGAAACACGCCGGACTGGTGCGTGACAGCGGCTACCTGACCTACGAGGAGTTTCTGGCGAGGGTGGCCGAACTTAACGACGT tacGGCCAAGCTAGCGACTGGACAGCAGAAGCACCTGCTGTTTGAGGTGCAGCCAGGGTCCGATTCCACGGCCCTGTGGAAGGTGGCTGTAAGGGTCCTCTGCACCAAG ATCAACAAAGAGAGCGGCACGATGGAAGCGTCGCGCATCATGAACCTGTACCAGTTCATCCAGCTGTACCGTGACGTCACCAGCCAGGCTGCTGAGGTGCTGTCTGCGGAGGGCGCCACCGAGGGCCCATCGGCCCGGCTGCCCTCAGCCGACTCCTGCCAGGCCAGCATGTGGATGGGCAG AGTGAAGCAGCTGACGGACGAGGAGGAGTGCTGCATCTGCATGGACGGAAAGGCCGACCTCATCCTGCCCTGTGCGCACAGCTTCTGCCAGAAGTGCATCGATAAATG GAGCGGGCAGAGCCGAAACTGTCCCATATGTCGCCTGCAAGTGACCGCGGCCAACGACTCGTGGGTGATGTCCGATTTCCCCACAGGGGACGACATCGCCGGCTACATCCTCAACTTGGCGGATGAGGCGGGCCATCCGCACAGGCCTTAA
- the LOC119196346 gene encoding alpha-1,3-mannosyl-glycoprotein 4-beta-N-acetylglucosaminyltransferase C-like, whose translation MRCFRKRSVFPFLGFLIVFLLFFNLYMDDGFVLEAEKRQLGDALMHPSVHTFTDLSNFSGTINVTYRYLAGIPVPRKKYLTIGLSSVKRKRGNYLLETIKSIFDQSSYEELKEIVVVVHLADFDLVWCENLVQEITRKFAHHIIAGRLLVIQAPEEFYPSLDGLKRNYNDPEDRVRFRSKQNADYAFLLNFCTNLSHFYVMLEDDVRCSRNFLTALKKVITSREGSYWVMLEFSKLGYIGKLYHSRDLPRLAHFLLMFYQEMPCDWLLIHFRGLLAQKDVMRFKPSLFQHMGYYSSYKGAENKLKDDDFEEDAVDIPDNPPASTYTNINVFENYDATKAYSTVDEYFWGKPPSTGDFFLIIFNKSTKISRIKIVTGTEERQSDVLHHGALEVGQKAADTKQGRQCASYITLGEFKAGSIEVDDVDRKIGFDIECVRVVVTAGQREWLIIRTVSLWTAQPAGQFRK comes from the exons ATGAGGTGCTTCAGGAAACGCTCCGTGTTCCCCTTCCTCGGCTTCCtcatcgtcttcctcctcttcttcaaccTGTACATGGACGATGGATTCGTGCTG GAGGCTGAAAAACGACAGCTGGGAGACGCGCTGATGCATCCGTCCGTCCACACATTCACAGATCTGTCCAATTTCTCCGGGACCATAAACGTGACGTATCGCTACCTCGCGGGGATTCCTGTGCCACGTAAAA AGTACCTCACCATCGGCCTGTCGTCGGtcaagagaaaaagagggaactACCTCCTGGAGACCATCAAGTCCATCTTCGATCAGTCCAGCTACGAGGAGCTCAAAGAGATCGTGGTCGTGGTCCACCTGGCCGACTTTGACCTGGTCTGGTGTGAGAACCTGGTGCAGGAAATCACCAGGAAGTTTGCTCACCACATCATAGCCGGACGCCTCCTGGTGATCCAGGCCCCGGAGGAGTTCTACCCGTCTCTGGACGGGCTGAAGAGGAACTACAACGACCCGGAGGACCGCGTCCGCTTCCGCTCCAAGCAGAACGCCGACTACGCCTTCCTGCTCAACTTCTGCACCAACCTCTCCCACTTCTACgtgatgctggaggacgacGTGCGCTGCTCCAGGAACTTCCTGACGGCGCTGAAGAAGGTGATCACCTCCAGGGAAGGCTCCTACTGGGTGATGCTGGAGTTCTCCAAGCTGGGCTACATCGGGAAGCTGTACCACTCCAGGGACCTGCCCCGCCTGGCCCACTTCCTGCTCATGTTCTACCAGGAGATGCCCTGCGACTGGCTCCTCATCCACTTCCGGGGTCTGCTGGCCCAGAAGGACGTGATGCGCTTCAAGCCCTCGCTGTTCCAGCACATGGGCTACTACTCCTCCTACAAAGGGGCCGAGAACAAGCTGAAGGACGACGACTTCGAGGAGGACGCCGTGGACATTCCCGACAACCCCCCCGCCAGCACGTACACCAACATCAACGTCTTCGAGAACTACGACGCCACCAAGGCCTACAGCACCGTGGACGAGTACTTCTGGGGGAAGCCCCCCTCCACCGGAGACTtcttcctcatcatcttcaACAAGTCGACCAAAATCAGCAGAATCAAGATAGTGACGGGCACGGAGGAGCGCCAGAGCGACGTCCTCCACCACGGGGCGCTGGAGGTGGGGCAGAAGGCCGCCGACACCAAGCAGGGGAGGCAGTGCGCCTCCTACATCACGCTGGGGGAGTTCAAGGCCGGGAGCATCGAGGTGGACGACGTGGACCGCAAGATCGGCTTCGACATTGAGTGCGTGCGCGTGGTGGTCACTGCCGGCCAGAGGGAGTGGCTCATCATCAGGACGGTGAGCTTATGGACCGCGCAGCCCGCCGGTCAGTTCAGGAAGTGA